A region of the Nodularia sp. LEGE 06071 genome:
TCTGCTGGGGTGTCTGCACCTGATGGTAATGAATTAGTGGCTTTTCAAACCGGGTTATGGGGTGCGTTTTTACAAGAATTACGGCAGCGTCAACCAGAAGGATTAAATAATAGCTGGGTGAGCTTTTTTAGTTATGATCCCCGCATTGGAGCCAAGATTTTTGCAGACTGGGTGCAGGAATTATCAAATCTGCATTGGATTTCTGGACAAGTGCCTTTAGAAGTGTTGCAACAAGGGAATTGTATAACTGGTGTAAGGTTTGCAGACTTCACCGTTACAGCCAAGATCATTCTCGACGGTACAGAATTGGGCGATTTATTGGCTTTGGGGGAAATTCCTCACCGTTGGGGCTGGGAGTTGCAATCTGAGTGGGGAGAAGTAAGCGCCCCAGCAGACTCTAATCATCTCACACAAAGTTATCCAGTGCAAGCCCCCACTTGGGTAGTGGTGATGCAAGATTTTGGAGAAGATGTTGCTCCGGAAATTCCACCTGCGCCTAATTATGATCCTTCACTGTTTGCAGGTGCGTGGGATAACTATGGAGCCGAGAAATTCTTAAACTATGGACGCTGGCCAGGAAATCGATTTATGATCAATTGGCCGATATGTGGTAATGACTATGGCGAAGGTGTAGGGCGATTAATCGAGTCAGAAGGAGCCAAAAAAGCATTTTTGCAAGAATCGCGCTGGCATAGCCAAAATTTTGCCCATTTTATCCAAAATAACTTCGGTAGGCGCTATGGCTTGGCTGAGTCAGTTTTCCCCTCTAAATCTAGTGCTTTGGCATTGCATCCTTACTACCGCGAGAGTCGCCGCTTAGTGGGACTAACTACTGTGCGAGAACAGGATATTTTGCCAATGGCTGGGGGTAGGGTAGCGTCTCTGTTCCCCGATGCAATCGCTGTGGGTAACTATGCCAACGACCATCATTATCCTGGATTCAATTTACCACTGCAACCGAAATCGATTCGTTGGGGCGGACGTTGGACTGGTACACCCTTTACGATTCCCTACCGTTCCCTCATTCCTGCGGCAACAGATGGTTTCTTAGTTTGTGAAAAGAATATTTCTGTATCTCATATTGCTAATGGCGCAACCAGATTACAACCTGTTGTTATGGGTATCGGTCAAGCGGCGGGAATGGCGGCGGCTATGTGCGTTGAGTTGGACTGTCAGCCGAGGGATTTACCTGTCAGGCAACTACAAAATGCATTGTTACAATCTTTACCAGATCCTGCAATAATTGTACCTTTATTTAACTTAGATATATCCCCCAAAAGTCCGGAATGGCTAAGTTGGCAAGTGTATTACTTAAATAAACCGCAAGTTTATCCATTAAATGGCAATTATCCTGGTTCATCGCTGCATACGTATAATCACTTAAGTAATAATCAAGGGTTAACACGTACAAGCGACTGTTTTACAGGCATTTTCCGGCGGATAAATCAGCAAGATTACTGTTTCACGATCACTGCACCACAGGCCTATGATGGTCAAACTTGGCAGATTGTGACTTTGCGATCGCACACACAAGAGCAACTACAAAGCGCTGTGCATAATCAACAGCTAACTATTTGGGGTCATTTAAATCATGCTGGTCATTGGTTACTAGCTGAAGAGATTGACATATCGTGAAAGTAACTTTTTTTCAGTAAAACACACTACTTTTTGATCAATTTTCCGGACACACTACCAGAAAATCAGTAGCAGTAGATAAGAGAGTTCTAAAATAAACATCTGTTATGCGAGCTACGATTTCACTTTTAGTTTCGAGTTTGGTCTTCAGTTCCTTAGCTTTTAACTGCCAAGCAAAGGTAAATCGCTTATCTCAGATGTTGCTATCCTCTT
Encoded here:
- a CDS encoding FAD-dependent oxidoreductase; the encoded protein is MLTTYTADILVVGGGTGGTAAAIQAARRGANTILVSEFSWLGGMLTSAGVSAPDGNELVAFQTGLWGAFLQELRQRQPEGLNNSWVSFFSYDPRIGAKIFADWVQELSNLHWISGQVPLEVLQQGNCITGVRFADFTVTAKIILDGTELGDLLALGEIPHRWGWELQSEWGEVSAPADSNHLTQSYPVQAPTWVVVMQDFGEDVAPEIPPAPNYDPSLFAGAWDNYGAEKFLNYGRWPGNRFMINWPICGNDYGEGVGRLIESEGAKKAFLQESRWHSQNFAHFIQNNFGRRYGLAESVFPSKSSALALHPYYRESRRLVGLTTVREQDILPMAGGRVASLFPDAIAVGNYANDHHYPGFNLPLQPKSIRWGGRWTGTPFTIPYRSLIPAATDGFLVCEKNISVSHIANGATRLQPVVMGIGQAAGMAAAMCVELDCQPRDLPVRQLQNALLQSLPDPAIIVPLFNLDISPKSPEWLSWQVYYLNKPQVYPLNGNYPGSSLHTYNHLSNNQGLTRTSDCFTGIFRRINQQDYCFTITAPQAYDGQTWQIVTLRSHTQEQLQSAVHNQQLTIWGHLNHAGHWLLAEEIDIS